Proteins encoded by one window of Candidatus Omnitrophota bacterium:
- the miaB gene encoding tRNA (N6-isopentenyl adenosine(37)-C2)-methylthiotransferase MiaB, whose amino-acid sequence MVKNEKVFVRTFGCQMNVRDSEVIAGLLTANNYTLTTNPQQADIIIFNTCSVRQHAEDKVWSEIGKFKKKRNSPMIGLVGCMAQVYKEKIFERVPQVDFVVGPSDIHKIPEIISKLSAMRWPLYATKIWETGGNIRPEEIYHSGFYEDKEHTYVIISEGCSHYCSYCIVPYVRGPLRNRNYADIIKEIEKAIDKGITKVTLLGQNVNAYQYNGVNFVKFVNMVNAVKGLKEFSFVTSHPKDTTLELFKAMQDLEKLKKYLHLPVQSGSDRILKLMNRGYTRKLYLDLVDNYRKIVKNGILTTDIIVGFPTESKEDFQETYNLVKEIEFNAGFIFKYSPRPYTEAEKLPDDVSKEEKVRRHRLVLELQKRISLNKNDKAEAK is encoded by the coding sequence ATGGTTAAAAATGAAAAAGTTTTTGTCCGCACTTTCGGCTGTCAGATGAATGTGCGCGATTCTGAGGTGATTGCCGGTTTACTAACCGCTAACAACTATACGCTCACCACTAACCCCCAGCAAGCCGATATTATCATATTTAACACCTGTTCTGTGCGTCAACATGCGGAAGACAAAGTATGGTCAGAAATAGGGAAGTTTAAAAAAAAGCGAAATTCCCCGATGATTGGTCTTGTCGGTTGTATGGCACAGGTATATAAAGAGAAAATTTTTGAGCGTGTTCCGCAGGTAGATTTTGTAGTGGGTCCATCTGATATCCACAAAATTCCCGAAATAATCAGTAAACTATCCGCTATGCGCTGGCCGCTATACGCTACTAAAATCTGGGAGACCGGTGGAAACATTCGTCCTGAGGAAATATACCACAGCGGATTTTATGAGGATAAAGAGCATACTTATGTGATTATCTCCGAAGGTTGTTCCCATTATTGTTCCTATTGTATTGTGCCCTATGTTCGAGGCCCTCTAAGAAATCGGAACTATGCAGATATCATCAAGGAAATAGAAAAAGCAATAGATAAAGGTATAACAAAGGTTACTCTTTTAGGTCAGAATGTAAACGCCTATCAATATAATGGCGTTAATTTCGTTAAATTCGTTAATATGGTTAATGCTGTTAAAGGATTGAAAGAATTCAGCTTTGTTACCTCACACCCTAAAGACACAACTTTAGAACTATTTAAGGCAATGCAAGATTTAGAAAAGTTAAAGAAGTACCTACACCTACCAGTGCAGTCGGGTTCGGATAGAATCCTAAAATTAATGAATAGAGGTTATACCCGAAAATTATATTTGGATTTAGTAGATAATTATCGTAAAATTGTTAAAAATGGCATATTAACCACCGATATTATTGTGGGTTTTCCCACAGAGAGTAAAGAGGATTTTCAGGAAACTTACAATTTAGTTAAAGAGATAGAATTTAATGCAGGTTTTATTTTTAAATATTCTCCTCGCCCCTATACCGAGGCAGAAAAATTGCCTGACGATGTTTCTAAAGAGGAGAAAGTGAGAAGACATAGATTGGTATTGGAATTGCAGAAGAGAATATCCCTAAATAAAAATGATAAAGCAGAGGCAAAGTAG
- a CDS encoding nucleotidyltransferase domain-containing protein, whose product MEKKQFDLCLEILRRFHKEGILDDLILIGSWCIYFYKEYFSNVPYIEQAAIRTRDIDFLIAKPAKIKHTVNIPELLKDLGFVTILKGREGYVKLDHPDLMLEFLVPERGKGTDKPVPLTKLGINAVALRFLNLLTDNIIKIKVEDFTISMPHPANFALHKLIIFQRRLREEKAIKDRNAAIDILKALIRKGDIAIIQRIFNSMIPKWQKKIIKGLQEVKEKEILEILTD is encoded by the coding sequence GTGGAAAAGAAGCAATTTGATTTATGTCTTGAAATTTTAAGAAGATTTCATAAAGAGGGTATCTTAGACGACTTAATTCTTATAGGTAGTTGGTGTATATATTTTTATAAAGAATATTTTAGTAATGTGCCTTACATAGAACAAGCCGCCATACGAACCAGAGACATCGATTTTTTAATCGCTAAGCCAGCAAAAATAAAACATACCGTAAATATTCCCGAGCTTCTAAAGGATTTAGGTTTTGTAACGATTCTAAAAGGGCGCGAGGGTTATGTCAAACTTGACCATCCTGACTTAATGCTTGAGTTCTTGGTTCCGGAAAGGGGGAAAGGCACGGACAAGCCGGTTCCGCTAACAAAGTTGGGTATAAATGCAGTGGCGCTAAGATTTTTGAACCTACTCACTGATAATATAATTAAAATAAAAGTTGAAGATTTTACTATCTCAATGCCACATCCCGCCAATTTCGCTCTTCATAAATTAATAATCTTCCAGCGCAGACTCAGGGAAGAAAAAGCGATAAAAGATAGAAACGCTGCCATTGATATTTTAAAGGCCTTGATACGTAAAGGAGATATAGCAATTATTCAACGGATTTTTAATTCCATGATTCCGAAATGGCAAAAGAAGATTATAAAGGGGTTGCAAGAAGTTAAAGAAAAAGAAATATTAGAAATATTGACCGATTAA
- a CDS encoding tetratricopeptide repeat protein — translation MIFVLLWRDFSWGEDFDYLWESFLKGDYHKVINTSEGLGSKGTRDKLSADFYYLLGMSYLQIGDSILARNNFNFLLEKYAQSEWRDYAKLALGDSFFIEHDFTKAAEFYQNFIEKNKKSPLLSLAYFKLAETKRKQGLWEEAKKLYEKIKSVFPHSLEAKLSRDIISNNEFFFTLQVGSFLNKENANKLVEELNAQDFPAYLSGIAKSGQVYYRVRVGKFLNRSECENTRKRLIKAGYTPYLYP, via the coding sequence ATGATTTTTGTTTTATTGTGGAGAGATTTTTCTTGGGGAGAGGATTTTGATTATCTTTGGGAAAGTTTTCTTAAAGGTGATTATCATAAGGTAATCAATACTTCTGAAGGATTGGGGAGTAAAGGTACGCGTGATAAACTCAGTGCCGATTTTTATTATCTCTTAGGAATGAGTTATCTTCAGATAGGCGATTCTATTCTTGCACGCAATAATTTTAACTTTTTGCTGGAAAAATATGCCCAGAGTGAGTGGAGGGATTATGCCAAACTTGCTTTGGGAGATTCTTTCTTCATCGAGCATGATTTTACTAAAGCCGCAGAGTTTTATCAGAATTTTATAGAAAAAAATAAAAAATCTCCTCTTTTAAGTTTAGCCTACTTTAAACTTGCAGAAACAAAACGTAAACAAGGGCTATGGGAGGAGGCAAAAAAACTTTATGAGAAAATAAAATCCGTGTTTCCCCATTCCTTGGAAGCAAAATTATCCCGGGATATAATTTCCAATAATGAGTTTTTCTTCACTCTTCAGGTGGGTTCTTTCCTTAATAAAGAAAATGCAAACAAGTTGGTTGAGGAGCTAAATGCCCAGGATTTTCCTGCGTATCTCTCTGGAATTGCAAAATCGGGACAGGTTTATTACCGGGTGCGCGTAGGCAAGTTCTTAAATCGTTCCGAGTGTGAAAATACACGGAAGAGACTGATTAAAGCTGGATACACCCCTTATCTCTATCCTTGA